The genomic DNA ATAAGTGATTCTTTCACGTAACACTGCAGACAAAAAGGGATGCAAAGAGTACATTCTAAAGCATTAACCACATGGGAGATGTTTTTTAGTACAGTCAGTGAAAATGATGGCATTTTCCGGTTCTTTAACCTTGAAAAGGAGTCGGTTCAAGAATATCCTGTTGTTGTGGAACTTCGCAAACACAGATGGAGTACAAACAGTTACACTGCTACAGGTAGGCAGCTTGAACAGCTGATATACAGGTGCGTATTTTCACCAGGGCTAAGCTCCAAGATGGTATGTATGCATATGCCATGGCCAAAGACCAGATGCTGAACCGGAATTATAGTAACTGGGATTATTTATAGTTCACTTACGAAAGTCGCTTTTTTAAAACGTGACCCTTGATGCCTACAGTAAATCATTCCAATCAGCCTTGGCTAATgatccttctctttatttttctttagccaGGACTTAAGGCACACCAGCACCAAGAACTCCACCTTATCAACTGTGCAGTGATAACCGTACCTCCGAGTCCTCGTGACCTCTCCAAACTGCACTCACTCTCCCAGAATTCATTCTAATGGTTTGCCTGAAACATCAGAGTTTTCACTCAAAGTTATAGCCAAGAACGCCTAGAGCTGAGCAGCTCATTACTCTGAAAGGACAAGATTTTAAAGTATCTTGTGGAAATTCTATCTCATGTTGACTATTTCACGTGGGTTTCACCTGTAGGCTTTATTCCAGGAAATAGGAATTCCGAGAATGCACATCACCTCGGGTTGAGTGACTTGAAAAAGTCTGAAAAGTCAATATGACAAATTTAACTATTGCCCTGTGTTTTTAACGTGTCACTGAGAAGAGTTTTTAATACAGGGAAGACACAGAATAAAACACTGAAATCAACCTCCAACCTAAGAAGTCATCTTCCGCCATTACTAGGGGAACAAAGGCGCGGACGCGTGGGGGCTGACCTGCCCTGGGCTGCCACACCTGCCCCGGGGGCCTGCCAGGCTCTCGCTGTCCCACTGCCAGGCTCTCAGCGCTCCCTCCTCGTCTTTCTTCAGAATCTGGCCTGTTTATTTTATCCTATGTCTGGAGACGGgagtgggctgggggtgggggtgggggacataaGGCATCTTAAAAGGAGTACGGTGTCGTGTTTTTGCTTTAACCAATGAGGCaacttttttcaaattaaaacacacaaaaagaaagcATGAATAATAAAAGCATGCTCAATTACTATAACTACAGTCTCTGTGACTCCAGTCACAGAAGTATTAAACAAGATTGCGATGTGGTTTCAACGAACTCGGTGATCCAACCTTAACCATAAAGCAATGATCGATGATCTGGAAATAATACAAGTGGCACTGAGAAATTACCCAAGATATGAAGGAAGTGTGAGAGGATTTCATCTTTTCACAAGAGGGTACCTTTGAGAGCTTCTCATGGTCTCAAATTCAACTCGCAATCGGCCCTATTCAAGAAACGGTACCACTCGGTGAGTCCTAGGACTGACACAAAAGCTGGGAATTCAGGTCTGAGGCAGCCAAAGCAGTGACCCTTCTTCGTGCCTCCAACCGAACCAACAGCTACTTCCTTTAAACGCTTATGTCAAAATTctacaggaaaaaggaaaaaaacagccaTTGGGCAAGAATATTGTTTTCTTCCAACCGTCTTCCCCCCCGCGCTTGTCAGCTCGGACTTCCTGTAGCCCTGGAAGCCTCGGCTTACCTGAAGTCCTTCAGCTCCTGCTTGCCACCGCTGTCCTCCCTCCTGCTGTCACCCGGGTCGGCAGCGGCTGCCAGCTGGAGGCTTCGGGTGACCGGCCCCCCACTCCGTTCTCTAGATTTTACATTGAACCGGTCTGTTCTTTTCTTACTGGCCAGAGCGGATTTGCTCTGCAAGACGGCCTTGCTCTTCTGTACCCTCACGTGCAGGCTCCGGGACGTCTTGCTCGAGAGCTGAGCGGAGTGACTCTTGGCCACAGCTTTGGGCTTCTTCCCATCGACATGCGTTATTCTGGCCATCCGGATAGGGCTCGAGTTCCTCAAGGAGGAGCTGGGCTTCTTGGACTTCACCGAAGCTGCAAATTTGACATTCTGCTTGGACCTGAAGGACGAGGACGGCAGCGGGCCTGGCGCAGGGCCGGAGCTGCGCGCTCGGGTCTTGCCCAGAGGAGCCTGCACGCTCTGCATCTTAATCTCCGCGTCTGCAGTCCGGCGCCGGTGGCCGCTGCCGTTTTTGTCACTGCCGGCAGGTGACGCGTGTCCACCTTTCTTGGATGAAGGCGACACTTTTTTTTTGGACGGGGAGAGCGGCTTTTTGGGACAGCTGAAGGCGGCGTGTTTATTCAGGCTCCCGATGTACGTGAACTCCCTGTTACAGTAGGGGCAGATGTGCGAGGACGACTCACAGGCGGTTTTGAAGTCGGCCTTCTGCTTCGCAGATTTGTTCTTTTGAAGGATTGCTTTCTGGACAAGCTGGTTCTTTTTCTTCAATGCGTTTAGTTTGAGCTTGTTCGAGGACATTTTGCTGAGCTCGACGCTGAAGTTCAGTCTTTTGGGCTGTCCCATCCGTCTGAAGGCGTTCTTCCCCGAGTTGTCTAAAACCACCACACCGTTTTTGGGCTGTACAGTCTGTTTTAAGGGGACTGGGTTTTTCTTGGGGGTATACCTCTTCTTGTCACTGGCAGAAGCACACGCCAAGATGTGTTTGTGTAACTCTGGCATGTTGTCAACACCTTTCCCACACTTTGTGCAGCGAATGGCAGTGGTGAACGTCTGTGGAATATTGTGGGTAGTGAAATTTGTGGCCGTCACGCCGATGCCCATAGGGTTTCGGTGATGGTACTGAAATGGGGGTGGCTTAAAGCTCGGGTAATGCTGATTGAGGCCCAGCCGGACATCTGGGTCTTTCGTCTTTATGCCAGAAGCCATTATTTTTATGGTCGTGTAAAGCTCTTCAGAGGAATCATTAagctcctcctcttcttttgaTGCTTCTAAAGGATCTTCCGGCAAACTCTGCATATGCTCTCTGTGGGCCTTGCTGGGATCAGTGAAGTTCTGGGGCCTCAGCGTGTCACTTTCAAACTCATGGTGGGTGCACACCTTGTCTGGGTGGAGATCTCGCTGGTGCTGCTGCAAAttgcacagaaatgcaaattcctttTTACACACCGAACACACAAAGATATTCCCAACTCCATGAAGCAAGAAGCGATGCTCTGACAGGTCAGTTTTAGCCTTAAAAAGCTGCACACAAAATTCACATTTGAAGGGCCATTCTTCAGCATGGACAGATAAATGTTTGGTTAGATctttaatggaaagaaaaggcGATTCACAGACATTGCAGACAAAGTTTTTGTTGAATGTTTCCTGAACAATCTCCTGTTCGACTGCAGACTGGGGTTCTTCCCTGGGTTTCAGATCATCATTCTCTAGTTCCTCCTGCTTGAAAGTAATCATGGGGAGAGAAGCTTCCAGATTATCCCCAGAGGAAACAACAGATGATACAGCTGAGAGCGGTGGCGgcgagggggaagaggaggaagacgaagaggagaaggaagacgAGGAAGACGAAGACGACGACGAGGAAAGGGTTGGGGGTCCCGGCGAAGCAGCAGAGGTGAGCGGCTCCACGGAAGGAATGGGAGAGGGTGACGGAGACACTGTCGGGGAGAGAATGGGAAGCGGGGACTGCACGGTGGCATTCGAGAGCGGAGAGGGACACGGATGGGGAGACGCCTCAGAAGAGGGGGCCGGAAGAGGGACGGTGGGAAGGAGTGGAGGCGGTGGCGTGGCAACAGTCAACACGGGAGGACAGGCTGGGGGGGAAGAGGGGTGTGTTGGGATCAAGAGAGGAGGCAGCTGcccagaagaaagggaagaggccTGTAGGGCAGGCGAGGAAGGAGAGACATCAGGTGGGGACTCAACCACAGGGGCAGATAAACTCGAGTCCGGGCCAAGGCCAGGGTCTGGCTGGGGGTCCAGGGATTGACAAGGACTCGGGCTCCGGGTCACATCTGCAGTATTCTCTACAGGTACATCAATGCCATTGTATTCGTTGAGAAGAACCTTCTGCAGCATGCAGGTggttggcttctttttctttacagCACTGCAGGCTGGCTGCACCAGATGGTTTTCTTTGAACTCCTTGCCTTCAGAGTCGCCACAAGGCTTCTTATGCACACTGAGATCTAATACAGATTCCCACTGGACCGGAGTCTTGCCCGTACCCTCAGCCTTCTGTTTCACACCGCTGGATAAATCCAGTGGCTGCTGGTTGCACACATTGCTAAAAGCAGAACTGGCTGCCCACTCCTTAGATACTTTATATTCGTCGAAGCATGGTGGGCTCacagtttctctctcctctctcccagatAAACTCCACACAGGTGAGTTGCTATGACTCTCTAATTTGGGCTTTTTGGAACCTAGAACTCCATCACTCCATGCTGCTTTGCCTTCGCTTTGCTTTCCAAAGTCTCGAAGGGCAGGACTATGTTGTGGGGAACTGGGTGGAGAGCTGGTCCGCCGCTTAAACCTACTCGAGGTTACGGGGAGCATCGATGCTGGAGCAGACACACAAACAGGCCCTAACTTCGGTATTTCAGTGGCTGAAATGCCCCCAGGAGGAGTTAGCTTGTCCTGGGTCTGAAGAAGCTGTTTGAGCTTCGATGACAAGTACACATTTTTCTCCTTGTGGAAAGACACCGCCTCTGACGTGGATATGCTGAGAGGCAGTAAGGAACACGAGGGCACCGAGGGGTCAGGCTCTGTCTCAGCTTTGATTTTCGGTAGTGCGGGAGGACTTGCCGTTCTTCGCTTCTTGGACTCACTGTTGGTGCCCCCAGAAGGCTCCTTAGGAAGATCCTCTGCTATGGAGGCCTGTGCCGTCTTTACATTTTGGGTGATCTCCACCGTTACTGGAGTAAGCAGACAATTTATCCCATACAAGTCCGCCGAGCTGGACTCCATCTCGATGACATCACAGTTACTCGTGCTGCTGCTGGTCTGAATTTTGCCATCAATATAGAACTTTAAGTTTTCAGAGATATTGCTGGAGATATCCATGATGTACACGTCATCTGCCTCCCCGTCCTCCTCCGGCTCCGTGCTAGGCACGTAGACACTCTGGGCAGGTGGGGCCTGCTCGGCAGGGGGGTGTGGCTCCTCCAGGAGGCCCCCTTTCCGCCGCACGCCCTTGGGAATCAGATGGCGCTCGTGAACTCTGCGCTGATGCCGCCTCATGTTAGTATGTGTTCCAAAAACCTTCTTACAGTATTTGCACGGATGAAGCTCTTTAACTTCCCCATTCTCTTCCACAACAGAAGAACCGACGCTTTCCTGGGGAGCTTTCTCTGAATGCAGGAGCAGAGAGTCTTGCCCGAGACTGGAAGGCGGCGAGTCCTCTTTCGCAGCAACACTGTCTCCGGGTCCTCTGCCATCAGCGGGGTCCTCGGATGGCTGTAGAGGGAGGCTGGGCTTCCGCTTCAGCCCCGCCTCGTGGCGCCGCTCGTGCCGCCTCCTGTTGATCTGTGTGCCGAATGCTTTCCCGCAGTACTTGCACTTGAAAGCATGATTGACCGTGGATATGTGGATGTGCATGTGACGTTCCAGCCCCTGTTTGGTCGTGAACTTCCTTTCACAATGCTGACACGGAAACAGAAACGTCTCAAATATATCACCGTTGGCCTCTTCCTTAGCTCTGGGAGTTCTGGTAACAGGTGGAAGCTCTAGAGAGCTCACAAGAGTTTCTTTTGAAACATGTTTTGGTTCTTCTAATAAATCTTCTGGCTTCTCATCACATCGTATTTCTGGCTCTTTTACAGAACTTTCATTTGGCATGtcagcttcttcctccccctcttcctccagctcgtcatcttcatcctcttcctcttcctcctcttcctccaaatCATTCACCTCACAGTTCGTGGCTTCTGGCTTCTCGTCCGGTTCTGTGTGGGGCTCACAGGCGGTGGGGGGGACCACTAGTTCTGGAAGCACATCCTGACTAGCCGCCTCCTGAAGAACGGCTGTCTGCTCCACTGCTGAGGCTGAAGGCTTCTCGTCCTCTTCCTTGGGACCTAGAAAGCACAGGGAAACAGAAGCATGGGCATGAGGGCAAAAACAAGCCACTTTCTGATCAATTCTTAGTATTCAAGCGATTTCTCTTATCACCCAAGATGCGTAGAGGAGCATATGGCCAGCAATAAAAAGCTCTACCTTCGCATTTATAAAGCCGTATTGGCTAGGAATCCCATTatgttcattcactcaacaaatgtctACAGAGCACCTGCTACACACCAGGCAACATGCTGTGCGGTGAGGATACGAGGATACGTACATGAACAGAGGGTGCCCACGTGGAGCTTTGAATCTCTTCTGTAATCaatcacacacatataaatacaattCTGTTGACAGAAATCGTAGTACTTAAACCGTgttggaggggcgcctgggtggcagtggggtgagcacctgccttcagttcaggtcatgaccccggggttctgggatcgagtcccacatcaagcttcctgctcagcagggagtctgcttctctctctccctcttccctcccagtGCTTACTCTCttgcatgtgcacactctctctctctctcagataaataaaatgttaaaaaaaaattaaaaaaaaaaaaaaaacctgtgttgGATATGGACACAAAATTGGATTTGGGACCAGCATGTGATGTTGGATATTAGGAGTCTTGTGAATTTTAATTCCTCATGATTCCAAACTGAAGCTAGAAAAGCGCTAAGAAGGGTGGACATTTTCCAAGTCTAAACAAATTATTAAGAACTCAGGagctgtggagaaaaaggaactttcatgcactgttggtgggaatgtgaactggtgtagccccTGTGGAAGACAGcatgcaggttcctcaaaaaaatcaaaaacagaactaccctactaTCCACTAATCGcactattgagtatttacccaaaacaatacaaaaacactCACTCAGAGGGATACACGTAGGGATACACCCCTTCGTTTACGGCAGCGTTATTTACAACAGCccaactatggaagcagcccaagtgtccattgatagttgaatggataaagaagatgtcacacacacacacacacacacacacagacacacacacacgagtattattcagccataaaaaatgaaatcttgccttttgcagcaacatgaatggagctagagcaTAATGCTAATAAGCAAAGTCAGGGAAAGAAATACCACACGATCTCACTCtagtgtggaatttaagaaacaaatcaaatgag from Canis lupus dingo isolate Sandy chromosome 2, ASM325472v2, whole genome shotgun sequence includes the following:
- the PRDM2 gene encoding PR domain zinc finger protein 2 isoform X5; translated protein: MNQDTEPVAAAESLAEVPEHVLRGLPEEVRLFPSAVDKTRIGVWATKPILKGKKFGPFVGDKKKRSQVKNNVYMWEVYYPNLGWMCIDATDPEKGNWLRYVNWACSGEEQNLFPLEINRAIYYKTLKPIAPGEELLVWYNGEDNPEIAAAIEEERASARSKRSSPKSRKGKKKSQESKNKANKTDDLQLKTGEPDSASANMRDSAEGPKEEDEKPSASAVEQTAVLQEAASQDVLPELVVPPTACEPHTEPDEKPEATNCEVNDLEEEEEEEEDEDDELEEEGEEEADMPNESSVKEPEIRCDEKPEDLLEEPKHVSKETLVSSLELPPVTRTPRAKEEANGDIFETFLFPCQHCERKFTTKQGLERHMHIHISTVNHAFKCKYCGKAFGTQINRRRHERRHEAGLKRKPSLPLQPSEDPADGRGPGDSVAAKEDSPPSSLGQDSLLLHSEKAPQESVGSSVVEENGEVKELHPCKYCKKVFGTHTNMRRHQRRVHERHLIPKGVRRKGGLLEEPHPPAEQAPPAQSVYVPSTEPEEDGEADDVYIMDISSNISENLKFYIDGKIQTSSSTSNCDVIEMESSSADLYGINCLLTPVTVEITQNVKTAQASIAEDLPKEPSGGTNSESKKRRTASPPALPKIKAETEPDPSVPSCSLLPLSISTSEAVSFHKEKNVYLSSKLKQLLQTQDKLTPPGGISATEIPKLGPVCVSAPASMLPVTSSRFKRRTSSPPSSPQHSPALRDFGKQSEGKAAWSDGVLGSKKPKLESHSNSPVWSLSGREERETVSPPCFDEYKVSKEWAASSAFSNVCNQQPLDLSSGVKQKAEGTGKTPVQWESVLDLSVHKKPCGDSEGKEFKENHLVQPACSAVKKKKPTTCMLQKVLLNEYNGIDVPVENTADVTRSPSPCQSLDPQPDPGLGPDSSLSAPVVESPPDVSPSSPALQASSLSSGQLPPLLIPTHPSSPPACPPVLTVATPPPPLLPTVPLPAPSSEASPHPCPSPLSNATVQSPLPILSPTVSPSPSPIPSVEPLTSAASPGPPTLSSSSSSSSSSSFSSSSSSSSPSPPPLSAVSSVVSSGDNLEASLPMITFKQEELENDDLKPREEPQSAVEQEIVQETFNKNFVCNVCESPFLSIKDLTKHLSVHAEEWPFKCEFCVQLFKAKTDLSEHRFLLHGVGNIFVCSVCKKEFAFLCNLQQHQRDLHPDKVCTHHEFESDTLRPQNFTDPSKAHREHMQSLPEDPLEASKEEEELNDSSEELYTTIKIMASGIKTKDPDVRLGLNQHYPSFKPPPFQYHHRNPMGIGVTATNFTTHNIPQTFTTAIRCTKCGKGVDNMPELHKHILACASASDKKRYTPKKNPVPLKQTVQPKNGVVVLDNSGKNAFRRMGQPKRLNFSVELSKMSSNKLKLNALKKKNQLVQKAILQKNKSAKQKADFKTACESSSHICPYCNREFTYIGSLNKHAAFSCPKKPLSPSKKKVSPSSKKGGHASPAGSDKNGSGHRRRTADAEIKMQSVQAPLGKTRARSSGPAPGPLPSSSFRSKQNVKFAASVKSKKPSSSLRNSSPIRMARITHVDGKKPKAVAKSHSAQLSSKTSRSLHVRVQKSKAVLQSKSALASKKRTDRFNVKSRERSGGPVTRSLQLAAAADPGDSRREDSGGKQELKDFRILT
- the PRDM2 gene encoding PR domain zinc finger protein 2 isoform X6, with the translated sequence MWEVYYPNLGWMCIDATDPEKGNWLRYVNWACSGEEQNLFPLEINRAIYYKTLKPIAPGEELLVWYNGEDNPEIAAAIEEERASARSKRSSPKSRKGKKKSQESKNKANKTDDLQLKTGEPDSASANMRDSAEGPKEEDEKPSASAVEQTAVLQEAASQDVLPELVVPPTACEPHTEPDEKPEATNCEVNDLEEEEEEEEDEDDELEEEGEEEADMPNESSVKEPEIRCDEKPEDLLEEPKHVSKETLVSSLELPPVTRTPRAKEEANGDIFETFLFPCQHCERKFTTKQGLERHMHIHISTVNHAFKCKYCGKAFGTQINRRRHERRHEAGLKRKPSLPLQPSEDPADGRGPGDSVAAKEDSPPSSLGQDSLLLHSEKAPQESVGSSVVEENGEVKELHPCKYCKKVFGTHTNMRRHQRRVHERHLIPKGVRRKGGLLEEPHPPAEQAPPAQSVYVPSTEPEEDGEADDVYIMDISSNISENLKFYIDGKIQTSSSTSNCDVIEMESSSADLYGINCLLTPVTVEITQNVKTAQASIAEDLPKEPSGGTNSESKKRRTASPPALPKIKAETEPDPSVPSCSLLPLSISTSEAVSFHKEKNVYLSSKLKQLLQTQDKLTPPGGISATEIPKLGPVCVSAPASMLPVTSSRFKRRTSSPPSSPQHSPALRDFGKQSEGKAAWSDGVLGSKKPKLESHSNSPVWSLSGREERETVSPPCFDEYKVSKEWAASSAFSNVCNQQPLDLSSGVKQKAEGTGKTPVQWESVLDLSVHKKPCGDSEGKEFKENHLVQPACSAVKKKKPTTCMLQKVLLNEYNGIDVPVENTADVTRSPSPCQSLDPQPDPGLGPDSSLSAPVVESPPDVSPSSPALQASSLSSGQLPPLLIPTHPSSPPACPPVLTVATPPPPLLPTVPLPAPSSEASPHPCPSPLSNATVQSPLPILSPTVSPSPSPIPSVEPLTSAASPGPPTLSSSSSSSSSSSFSSSSSSSSPSPPPLSAVSSVVSSGDNLEASLPMITFKQEELENDDLKPREEPQSAVEQEIVQETFNKNFVCNVCESPFLSIKDLTKHLSVHAEEWPFKCEFCVQLFKAKTDLSEHRFLLHGVGNIFVCSVCKKEFAFLCNLQQHQRDLHPDKVCTHHEFESDTLRPQNFTDPSKAHREHMQSLPEDPLEASKEEEELNDSSEELYTTIKIMASGIKTKDPDVRLGLNQHYPSFKPPPFQYHHRNPMGIGVTATNFTTHNIPQTFTTAIRCTKCGKGVDNMPELHKHILACASASDKKRYTPKKNPVPLKQTVQPKNGVVVLDNSGKNAFRRMGQPKRLNFSVELSKMSSNKLKLNALKKKNQLVQKAILQKNKSAKQKADFKTACESSSHICPYCNREFTYIGSLNKHAAFSCPKKPLSPSKKKVSPSSKKGGHASPAGSDKNGSGHRRRTADAEIKMQSVQAPLGKTRARSSGPAPGPLPSSSFRSKQNVKFAASVKSKKPSSSLRNSSPIRMARITHVDGKKPKAVAKSHSAQLSSKTSRSLHVRVQKSKAVLQSKSALASKKRTDRFNVKSRERSGGPVTRSLQLAAAADPGDSRREDSGGKQELKDFSWKEPRVEILGRERSDRGSDGGWRLDGSVAAGDAQQRNPGPVLKAEPQGLSLSESSKPRVTPWKRPRPLTDPQSCCFQGAEEPRVTSYSLRLASRCPPPAAPYVTRQCRNVKATAAAQFQGPLFKE
- the PRDM2 gene encoding PR domain zinc finger protein 2 isoform X2, with product MNQDTEPVAAAESLAEVPEHVLRGLPEEVRLFPSAVDKTRIGVWATKPILKGKKFGPFVGDKKKRSQVKNNVYMWEVYYPNLGWMCIDATDPEKGNWLRYVNWACSGEEQNLFPLEINRAIYYKTLKPIAPGEELLVWYNGEDNPEIAAAIEEERASARSKRSSPKSRKGPKEEDEKPSASAVEQTAVLQEAASQDVLPELVVPPTACEPHTEPDEKPEATNCEVNDLEEEEEEEEDEDDELEEEGEEEADMPNESSVKEPEIRCDEKPEDLLEEPKHVSKETLVSSLELPPVTRTPRAKEEANGDIFETFLFPCQHCERKFTTKQGLERHMHIHISTVNHAFKCKYCGKAFGTQINRRRHERRHEAGLKRKPSLPLQPSEDPADGRGPGDSVAAKEDSPPSSLGQDSLLLHSEKAPQESVGSSVVEENGEVKELHPCKYCKKVFGTHTNMRRHQRRVHERHLIPKGVRRKGGLLEEPHPPAEQAPPAQSVYVPSTEPEEDGEADDVYIMDISSNISENLKFYIDGKIQTSSSTSNCDVIEMESSSADLYGINCLLTPVTVEITQNVKTAQASIAEDLPKEPSGGTNSESKKRRTASPPALPKIKAETEPDPSVPSCSLLPLSISTSEAVSFHKEKNVYLSSKLKQLLQTQDKLTPPGGISATEIPKLGPVCVSAPASMLPVTSSRFKRRTSSPPSSPQHSPALRDFGKQSEGKAAWSDGVLGSKKPKLESHSNSPVWSLSGREERETVSPPCFDEYKVSKEWAASSAFSNVCNQQPLDLSSGVKQKAEGTGKTPVQWESVLDLSVHKKPCGDSEGKEFKENHLVQPACSAVKKKKPTTCMLQKVLLNEYNGIDVPVENTADVTRSPSPCQSLDPQPDPGLGPDSSLSAPVVESPPDVSPSSPALQASSLSSGQLPPLLIPTHPSSPPACPPVLTVATPPPPLLPTVPLPAPSSEASPHPCPSPLSNATVQSPLPILSPTVSPSPSPIPSVEPLTSAASPGPPTLSSSSSSSSSSSFSSSSSSSSPSPPPLSAVSSVVSSGDNLEASLPMITFKQEELENDDLKPREEPQSAVEQEIVQETFNKNFVCNVCESPFLSIKDLTKHLSVHAEEWPFKCEFCVQLFKAKTDLSEHRFLLHGVGNIFVCSVCKKEFAFLCNLQQHQRDLHPDKVCTHHEFESDTLRPQNFTDPSKAHREHMQSLPEDPLEASKEEEELNDSSEELYTTIKIMASGIKTKDPDVRLGLNQHYPSFKPPPFQYHHRNPMGIGVTATNFTTHNIPQTFTTAIRCTKCGKGVDNMPELHKHILACASASDKKRYTPKKNPVPLKQTVQPKNGVVVLDNSGKNAFRRMGQPKRLNFSVELSKMSSNKLKLNALKKKNQLVQKAILQKNKSAKQKADFKTACESSSHICPYCNREFTYIGSLNKHAAFSCPKKPLSPSKKKVSPSSKKGGHASPAGSDKNGSGHRRRTADAEIKMQSVQAPLGKTRARSSGPAPGPLPSSSFRSKQNVKFAASVKSKKPSSSLRNSSPIRMARITHVDGKKPKAVAKSHSAQLSSKTSRSLHVRVQKSKAVLQSKSALASKKRTDRFNVKSRERSGGPVTRSLQLAAAADPGDSRREDSGGKQELKDFSWKEPRVEILGRERSDRGSDGGWRLDGSVAAGDAQQRNPGPVLKAEPQGLSLSESSKPRVTPWKRPRPLTDPQSCCFQGAEEPRVTSYSLRLASRCPPPAAPYVTRQCRNVKATAAAQFQGPLFKE
- the PRDM2 gene encoding PR domain zinc finger protein 2 isoform X1, whose product is MNQDTEPVAAAESLAEVPEHVLRGLPEEVRLFPSAVDKTRIGVWATKPILKGKKFGPFVGDKKKRSQVKNNVYMWEVYYPNLGWMCIDATDPEKGNWLRYVNWACSGEEQNLFPLEINRAIYYKTLKPIAPGEELLVWYNGEDNPEIAAAIEEERASARSKRSSPKSRKGKKKSQESKNKANKTDDLQLKTGEPDSASANMRDSAEGPKEEDEKPSASAVEQTAVLQEAASQDVLPELVVPPTACEPHTEPDEKPEATNCEVNDLEEEEEEEEDEDDELEEEGEEEADMPNESSVKEPEIRCDEKPEDLLEEPKHVSKETLVSSLELPPVTRTPRAKEEANGDIFETFLFPCQHCERKFTTKQGLERHMHIHISTVNHAFKCKYCGKAFGTQINRRRHERRHEAGLKRKPSLPLQPSEDPADGRGPGDSVAAKEDSPPSSLGQDSLLLHSEKAPQESVGSSVVEENGEVKELHPCKYCKKVFGTHTNMRRHQRRVHERHLIPKGVRRKGGLLEEPHPPAEQAPPAQSVYVPSTEPEEDGEADDVYIMDISSNISENLKFYIDGKIQTSSSTSNCDVIEMESSSADLYGINCLLTPVTVEITQNVKTAQASIAEDLPKEPSGGTNSESKKRRTASPPALPKIKAETEPDPSVPSCSLLPLSISTSEAVSFHKEKNVYLSSKLKQLLQTQDKLTPPGGISATEIPKLGPVCVSAPASMLPVTSSRFKRRTSSPPSSPQHSPALRDFGKQSEGKAAWSDGVLGSKKPKLESHSNSPVWSLSGREERETVSPPCFDEYKVSKEWAASSAFSNVCNQQPLDLSSGVKQKAEGTGKTPVQWESVLDLSVHKKPCGDSEGKEFKENHLVQPACSAVKKKKPTTCMLQKVLLNEYNGIDVPVENTADVTRSPSPCQSLDPQPDPGLGPDSSLSAPVVESPPDVSPSSPALQASSLSSGQLPPLLIPTHPSSPPACPPVLTVATPPPPLLPTVPLPAPSSEASPHPCPSPLSNATVQSPLPILSPTVSPSPSPIPSVEPLTSAASPGPPTLSSSSSSSSSSSFSSSSSSSSPSPPPLSAVSSVVSSGDNLEASLPMITFKQEELENDDLKPREEPQSAVEQEIVQETFNKNFVCNVCESPFLSIKDLTKHLSVHAEEWPFKCEFCVQLFKAKTDLSEHRFLLHGVGNIFVCSVCKKEFAFLCNLQQHQRDLHPDKVCTHHEFESDTLRPQNFTDPSKAHREHMQSLPEDPLEASKEEEELNDSSEELYTTIKIMASGIKTKDPDVRLGLNQHYPSFKPPPFQYHHRNPMGIGVTATNFTTHNIPQTFTTAIRCTKCGKGVDNMPELHKHILACASASDKKRYTPKKNPVPLKQTVQPKNGVVVLDNSGKNAFRRMGQPKRLNFSVELSKMSSNKLKLNALKKKNQLVQKAILQKNKSAKQKADFKTACESSSHICPYCNREFTYIGSLNKHAAFSCPKKPLSPSKKKVSPSSKKGGHASPAGSDKNGSGHRRRTADAEIKMQSVQAPLGKTRARSSGPAPGPLPSSSFRSKQNVKFAASVKSKKPSSSLRNSSPIRMARITHVDGKKPKAVAKSHSAQLSSKTSRSLHVRVQKSKAVLQSKSALASKKRTDRFNVKSRERSGGPVTRSLQLAAAADPGDSRREDSGGKQELKDFSWKEPRVEILGRERSDRGSDGGWRLDGSVAAGDAQQRNPGPVLKAEPQGLSLSESSKPRVTPWKRPRPLTDPQSCCFQGAEEPRVTSYSLRLASRCPPPAAPYVTRQCRNVKATAAAQFQGPLFKE